In one Oscillospiraceae bacterium genomic region, the following are encoded:
- a CDS encoding noncanonical pyrimidine nucleotidase, YjjG family protein, whose amino-acid sequence MPRYDYVLFDADNTLFDFDLAERRALRRTLERHAIPATAGNEALYVEINAALWRRFDRGEVSREALVVERFARFLAAVGCPGDPAAVNLEYLTCLGEEGCLLPGAEELCRALAPVCTLAIVTNGVALAQRGRFSRSPLREVIPWLFISEEVGWQKPQPEFFEAVLSAMAIPDRRRAVVVGDNLISDVGGALGAGLDAVWYNPHRLPGDPAIRPTLEAADFDTLRAFLLA is encoded by the coding sequence ATGCCCCGATACGACTACGTGCTCTTCGACGCGGACAACACCCTCTTCGACTTCGACCTGGCCGAGCGGCGGGCCCTGCGCCGCACGCTGGAGCGCCACGCCATCCCCGCCACGGCCGGGAACGAGGCCCTCTACGTGGAGATCAACGCCGCCCTCTGGCGGCGCTTCGACCGGGGGGAGGTCTCACGGGAGGCGCTGGTGGTGGAGCGCTTCGCCCGCTTCCTGGCCGCCGTGGGCTGCCCCGGCGACCCGGCGGCGGTCAACCTGGAGTACCTCACGTGCCTGGGGGAGGAGGGCTGCCTCCTGCCCGGGGCGGAGGAGCTTTGCCGCGCCCTGGCCCCGGTGTGCACCCTGGCCATCGTGACCAACGGGGTGGCCCTGGCCCAGCGGGGCCGCTTTTCCCGCTCCCCCCTGCGGGAGGTCATCCCCTGGCTCTTCATCTCGGAGGAGGTGGGCTGGCAGAAGCCCCAGCCCGAATTCTTCGAGGCGGTGCTGTCCGCCATGGCCATCCCCGACCGCCGCCGGGCCGTGGTGGTGGGGGACAACCTGATCTCCGACGTGGGGGGCGCGCTGGGCGCGGGGCTGGACGCGGTGTGGTACAATCCGCACCGCCTGCCGGGCGACCCCGCCATCCGCCCCACCCTGGAGGCAGCGGACTTCGATACCCTGCGCGCCTTCCTGCTGGCCTGA
- a CDS encoding transcriptional regulator, whose protein sequence is MPIGAVIREKRRGLGLTQEQMAALLGVSAPAVNKWERGATYPDFSLISPLARLLGVDLNTLLCFDAELSEQEIAGFCQRIGAAAKGEGLAAGFALAAEQLRKYPSCGALIHACALTLDGALVMADLDGPGKAGYEAQVLALYERALEAGDDKIRANAAFMLASKYAARGEYDRAGELLALVPEPNAADRRTLQASLLLRQDKLEEAAALLERKLLGEANDICVQLVTLSGIARREGDPERAGRLADLARQSAERFGLWGYMGAIASLEEAGARRDAPATLALLEEMLSCVFKPWEPWTTDLYRHIPAKAWQNPAQWVLPPLLRALESDPKYEFLWHAPDFRALIARYRARCAAAAERA, encoded by the coding sequence ATGCCGATTGGCGCGGTAATCCGGGAGAAGCGGCGGGGGCTGGGCCTGACCCAGGAGCAGATGGCCGCCCTGCTGGGGGTGTCCGCCCCGGCGGTGAACAAGTGGGAGCGGGGGGCCACCTACCCGGACTTCTCCCTGATCTCCCCCCTGGCGCGGCTGCTGGGGGTGGATTTGAACACCCTGCTCTGCTTTGACGCGGAGCTGTCCGAGCAGGAGATCGCGGGCTTCTGCCAAAGGATCGGGGCGGCGGCCAAGGGGGAGGGGCTGGCGGCGGGCTTCGCCCTGGCCGCGGAGCAGCTCCGCAAGTACCCCTCCTGCGGCGCGCTGATCCACGCCTGCGCCCTGACGCTGGACGGCGCGCTGGTGATGGCGGATCTGGACGGGCCGGGAAAGGCGGGGTACGAGGCGCAGGTGCTGGCCCTGTACGAGCGGGCGCTGGAGGCGGGCGACGACAAGATCCGCGCCAACGCGGCCTTCATGCTGGCCTCCAAGTATGCGGCGCGGGGGGAGTACGACAGGGCCGGGGAGCTGCTGGCGCTGGTGCCCGAGCCCAACGCCGCCGACAGGCGGACGCTCCAGGCCAGCCTTCTGCTGCGGCAGGACAAGCTGGAGGAGGCCGCGGCGCTGCTGGAGCGCAAGCTGCTGGGGGAGGCCAACGACATCTGCGTCCAGCTCGTCACCCTGTCCGGCATCGCCCGGCGGGAGGGCGACCCGGAACGGGCCGGGCGGCTGGCGGATCTGGCCCGGCAGTCGGCGGAGCGCTTCGGGCTGTGGGGCTATATGGGGGCCATCGCCTCCCTGGAGGAGGCGGGGGCCCGGCGGGACGCGCCCGCCACCCTGGCGCTGCTGGAGGAGATGCTCTCCTGTGTGTTCAAACCGTGGGAGCCGTGGACCACCGACCTGTACCGGCATATCCCCGCCAAGGCGTGGCAAAACCCGGCGCAGTGGGTGCTGCCGCCCCTGCTGCGGGCGCTGGAGAGCGATCCCAAGTACGAGTTCCTCTGGCACGCCCCGGACTTCCGGGCGCTGATCGCCCGCTACCGCGCCCGGTGCGCCGCGGCGGCGGAGCGGGCATAG
- the sigV gene encoding RNA polymerase sigma factor SigV, with protein sequence MNAVRSNHQLVADYIVAGQADFYRLAFSYVKNRDAALDVVQESIVKALSKSDALRQPEFLKTWFYRILINESVNYYRREKRLVPYDAALDTRAAPAGADAGERLDLYAALDRLDEREQTVVKLRYFEDMKLEEIARCTGANLNTVKSRLYKALRHLKDLTGEELDDE encoded by the coding sequence TTGAACGCAGTGCGCAGCAACCACCAGCTCGTGGCGGACTATATCGTGGCGGGACAGGCGGATTTCTACCGCCTGGCGTTCAGCTACGTCAAAAACCGGGACGCCGCGCTGGATGTGGTACAGGAGAGCATCGTCAAGGCCCTGTCCAAGTCGGACGCCCTGCGCCAGCCCGAGTTCCTGAAAACCTGGTTCTACCGTATTTTGATCAACGAGAGCGTGAACTATTACCGCCGGGAAAAGCGCCTGGTGCCCTATGACGCGGCGCTGGACACCCGCGCCGCCCCCGCCGGGGCGGACGCGGGGGAGCGCCTGGACCTGTACGCCGCGCTGGACCGGCTGGACGAACGGGAGCAGACCGTGGTGAAGCTGCGCTACTTTGAGGACATGAAGCTGGAGGAGATCGCCCGGTGCACCGGCGCCAACCTGAACACCGTGAAATCCCGGCTCTACAAAGCCCTAAGGCACCTCAAGGACCTGACGGGGGAGGAATTAGACGATGAATGA
- the rsiV gene encoding hypothetical protein, producing MNEAMHRARAQYEAQPTPEALEFAVASALRQGERRRSRRRAGRRSLATAMAACACFVLLLNTSPAFAQAVDGVPVLGPLARIFTVREFHVDDRDHLIDVRLPALENTGHTDLEQRVNREIQTRIDAVLDEAEQRAREARDAYVATGGEEEDFIPIIISVDYDIKCQNEQYLSFVLSKTETLASAYSEFYTYNIDLSVGREISLRDVLGPGYKDLANAAVRAGMAKRLAEDPDAFYFNGEDGVEGFTSIADDQKFYLNSAGNPVVIFEKYEIAPGYMGAQEFEVPPAQ from the coding sequence ATGAATGAAGCCATGCACCGCGCCCGCGCGCAATATGAAGCACAGCCCACGCCGGAGGCGCTGGAGTTCGCCGTGGCCTCGGCCCTGCGACAGGGGGAGCGGCGGCGCTCCCGCCGCCGGGCGGGCCGCCGCTCCCTGGCCACCGCCATGGCGGCCTGCGCCTGCTTCGTCCTGCTGCTCAACACCAGCCCCGCCTTCGCCCAGGCGGTGGACGGCGTGCCCGTGCTGGGCCCGCTGGCCCGCATCTTCACGGTGCGCGAGTTCCACGTGGACGACCGGGACCACCTGATCGACGTGCGCCTGCCCGCCCTGGAGAACACCGGCCACACCGACCTGGAGCAGCGGGTCAACCGGGAGATCCAGACCCGCATCGACGCCGTGCTGGACGAGGCGGAGCAGCGCGCCCGGGAGGCCCGGGATGCCTATGTCGCCACCGGCGGGGAGGAGGAGGACTTCATCCCCATCATCATCAGCGTGGATTACGACATCAAGTGCCAGAACGAGCAGTACCTGTCCTTCGTGCTCAGTAAGACCGAGACCCTGGCCAGCGCCTATTCCGAGTTTTACACCTACAACATCGACCTGAGCGTGGGCCGGGAGATCTCCCTCCGGGACGTGCTGGGCCCCGGCTACAAGGACCTGGCCAACGCCGCCGTGCGCGCAGGCATGGCCAAGCGGCTGGCGGAGGACCCGGACGCCTTCTACTTCAACGGCGAGGACGGGGTGGAGGGCTTCACCTCCATCGCGGACGACCAGAAGTTCTACCTCAACTCGGCGGGCAACCCCGTGGTCATCTTCGAGAAGTACGAGATCGCCCCCGGTTACATGGGCGCGCAGGAGTTCGAGGTTCCTCCCGCCCAGTAG
- a CDS encoding sulfite reductase subunit C, with the protein MNQDINVKKVRLNCYRQSKVPGEFMLQMRVPGGFIDAKYLSAIEHIAKTWGDGNFHFGTRQTFDITGIKYGDIPAVNAFLEDYIKEVDAELCGVDMDTVAHEPQDWNPKGGYPTIGARNITACVGNYHCICGNCNTFELARKIEPIIFPSHYHIKINIAGCPNDCNKAHLCDFGIIGVAKIDYHPERCLGCGACVRACEHGATRVLTLNKDTYKIDKDPCCCVGCGECVKACPASAWTRRETKFYRVILGGRTGRQTPRTGKMFLNWATEEVVLAVLKNWQNFSAWVMDYKPEYLHGGHLIDRAGYKKFKEIILEGVALNPECLVAEDIFWHETEYRSNFNVKPLEMHHSAGPQK; encoded by the coding sequence ATGAATCAGGATATTAACGTCAAGAAGGTCCGTCTCAACTGCTACCGCCAGTCCAAGGTGCCCGGCGAGTTCATGCTCCAGATGCGGGTGCCCGGCGGGTTTATCGACGCCAAGTACCTCTCAGCCATCGAGCACATCGCCAAGACCTGGGGGGACGGCAACTTCCACTTCGGCACCCGCCAGACCTTCGACATCACCGGCATCAAGTACGGCGACATCCCCGCGGTGAACGCCTTTTTGGAGGACTACATCAAGGAGGTGGACGCGGAGCTTTGCGGCGTGGACATGGACACCGTGGCCCACGAGCCCCAGGACTGGAACCCCAAGGGGGGTTACCCCACCATCGGCGCCCGGAACATCACCGCCTGCGTGGGCAACTACCACTGCATCTGCGGCAACTGCAACACCTTCGAGCTGGCCCGGAAGATCGAGCCCATCATCTTCCCCAGCCACTACCACATCAAGATCAACATCGCGGGCTGCCCCAATGACTGCAACAAGGCCCACCTGTGCGATTTCGGCATCATCGGCGTGGCCAAGATCGACTACCACCCCGAGCGCTGCCTGGGCTGCGGGGCCTGCGTCCGCGCCTGTGAGCACGGGGCCACCCGGGTGCTCACCCTCAATAAGGACACCTACAAGATCGATAAGGACCCCTGCTGCTGCGTGGGCTGCGGCGAGTGCGTCAAGGCCTGCCCGGCCAGCGCCTGGACCCGGCGGGAGACCAAGTTCTACAGGGTAATCCTGGGCGGGCGCACCGGCCGCCAGACCCCCCGCACCGGCAAGATGTTCCTCAATTGGGCCACAGAAGAAGTGGTGCTGGCGGTGCTGAAAAACTGGCAGAACTTCTCCGCCTGGGTCATGGACTACAAGCCCGAGTACCTCCACGGCGGCCACCTCATCGACCGGGCGGGGTACAAGAAGTTCAAGGAGATTATCCTGGAGGGGGTTGCGCTCAACCCCGAGTGCCTGGTGGCCGAGGACATCTTCTGGCACGAGACCGAGTACCGCTCCAACTTCAACGTCAAGCCCCTGGAGATGCACCACAGCGCAGGCCCCCAGAAATAA
- a CDS encoding anaerobic sulfite reductase subunit B: protein MSGMTNLHNPVQPQPCTILSVHHESEHEWTFRVACGARPQHGQFMQLSIPKVGEAPISVSAQGDGWLEFTIRSVGRVTDVIFRKEAGDTLFLRGPYGRGWPVEQFRGKHMVVVTGGTGLAPVRSMLRMFAENPGYVQDVHLICGFKNEGGIVFRPELEAWRDCFHTTYALDTDEKEGWRTGFVTSFIKEIPFDAFGGNYAVVVVGPPPMMKFTGLELVKCGADPEKMWMSFERKMSCAVGKCGHCRIDETYVCLDGPVFPYTTAQDLVD, encoded by the coding sequence GTGAGCGGCATGACGAACCTACATAACCCCGTCCAGCCCCAGCCCTGCACCATCCTCTCGGTGCACCACGAGAGCGAGCACGAGTGGACCTTCCGGGTGGCCTGCGGCGCCAGGCCCCAGCACGGCCAGTTCATGCAGCTGTCCATCCCCAAGGTGGGCGAGGCCCCCATCTCGGTCTCCGCCCAGGGGGACGGGTGGCTGGAGTTCACCATCCGCTCGGTGGGCAGGGTCACCGACGTCATCTTCCGCAAGGAGGCGGGGGATACCCTCTTCCTCCGGGGGCCCTACGGCAGGGGCTGGCCCGTGGAGCAGTTCCGGGGAAAGCACATGGTGGTGGTCACCGGCGGCACCGGGCTGGCCCCCGTGCGCTCCATGCTGCGCATGTTCGCGGAGAATCCCGGCTATGTGCAGGACGTGCACCTGATCTGCGGCTTTAAGAACGAGGGGGGCATCGTCTTCCGCCCCGAGCTGGAGGCCTGGCGGGACTGCTTCCACACCACCTACGCCCTGGACACCGACGAGAAGGAGGGCTGGCGCACCGGCTTCGTCACCTCCTTTATCAAGGAGATCCCCTTCGACGCCTTCGGCGGGAATTACGCCGTGGTGGTGGTGGGCCCGCCCCCCATGATGAAGTTCACCGGCCTAGAGCTGGTCAAATGCGGGGCCGATCCCGAGAAAATGTGGATGAGCTTCGAGCGCAAGATGTCCTGCGCGGTGGGGAAATGCGGCCACTGCCGCATCGACGAGACATACGTGTGCCTGGACGGCCCGGTGTTCCCCTACACCACCGCCCAGGACCTGGTGGATTAG
- a CDS encoding sulfite reductase subunit alpha, whose translation MGYSLTAAQAEQVLAAIRRDYRVYAPKRFPKQGRYSDTDVIRYGEVEHAGEIVWREKSDYPAKEVISPIQQAIFYFTEDEYRASKGPQKPILLLARPCDINAQEIQAKIYAGNGGIEDFYYARMREAVKFAVMDCNGGDDTCFCASMGSNRTDQYALALRFTDGGLDCAVADPAFAPYFEGMPRAEYVHRFVEENELKVTPPDLSDKAVRLALKTHPMWREYNSRCTSCGSCTVACSTCTCFTTRDLCYGDNPEVGERRRVTDSCQIEGFDQMAGQREIRSTPADRMRYKVLHKFHDYKARFGERHMCVGCGRCTHRCPEHISISATVNKMNAAVEEIRASLAQEGR comes from the coding sequence ATGGGCTATTCACTCACCGCCGCCCAGGCGGAGCAGGTTCTGGCCGCCATCAGGAGGGACTACCGCGTCTACGCGCCCAAGCGCTTCCCCAAGCAGGGGAGGTACTCCGACACCGACGTGATCCGCTACGGGGAGGTGGAGCACGCCGGGGAGATCGTCTGGCGGGAGAAGTCGGACTATCCGGCCAAGGAGGTCATTTCCCCCATCCAGCAGGCCATTTTTTATTTCACCGAGGACGAGTACCGCGCCAGCAAGGGGCCGCAGAAGCCCATCCTGCTGCTGGCCCGGCCCTGCGACATCAACGCCCAGGAGATCCAGGCCAAGATCTACGCCGGGAACGGCGGCATCGAGGACTTCTACTACGCCCGTATGCGGGAGGCGGTGAAGTTCGCGGTCATGGACTGCAACGGCGGGGACGACACCTGCTTCTGCGCCTCCATGGGCTCCAACCGCACGGACCAGTACGCCCTGGCCCTGCGCTTCACCGACGGCGGCCTGGACTGCGCCGTGGCCGACCCCGCCTTTGCCCCCTACTTCGAGGGGATGCCCCGGGCCGAGTACGTACACCGCTTCGTGGAGGAAAACGAGCTGAAGGTCACCCCGCCCGACCTGTCGGACAAGGCGGTGCGCCTGGCGCTGAAGACCCACCCCATGTGGCGGGAGTACAATTCCCGGTGCACCTCCTGCGGCAGCTGCACCGTGGCCTGCTCCACATGCACCTGCTTCACCACCCGGGACCTCTGCTACGGGGACAACCCGGAGGTGGGTGAGCGGCGGCGGGTGACCGACTCCTGCCAGATTGAGGGCTTCGACCAGATGGCGGGCCAGCGGGAGATCCGCTCCACCCCCGCCGACCGGATGCGCTACAAGGTGCTCCACAAGTTCCACGACTACAAGGCCCGCTTCGGCGAGCGGCACATGTGCGTGGGCTGCGGCCGGTGCACCCACCGCTGCCCGGAGCACATCTCCATCTCGGCCACCGTGAATAAGATGAACGCCGCCGTGGAGGAGATTCGTGCCTCCCTGGCGCAGGAAGGCAGGTGA
- a CDS encoding LysR family transcriptional regulator: MLDFRMETFLAVCRHLNYTRAAEELNITQPAVTQHIQHLQAHYGARLLDYRDKRLSLTPEGEALRRAAVTMLHDEQKLRRDMADMRAGRQSIRFGATLTIGEYALPRPLAAYMKRHPEVDVHLLVDNTHALLARLSDGSLDFAVVEGYFRKGEYDYLLWSMEPYVCVCAADHPLPPHPLRLEDMLEEALIVRDAGSGSREVLERVLGERNFQLSDFRRLVEISDLHVIKELVAADCGITFLYRRAVEGELSAGRLRQVPLTDFGVAHEFTFLWRKNSVFEAQFRAIYAELREFDNENLSCDKES; this comes from the coding sequence ATGCTGGACTTTCGTATGGAGACCTTTTTGGCGGTGTGCAGGCACCTGAACTACACCCGGGCGGCGGAGGAGCTGAACATCACCCAGCCCGCCGTGACCCAGCACATCCAACATTTGCAGGCCCACTACGGGGCGCGGCTGCTGGACTACCGGGACAAGCGCCTCTCCCTCACCCCGGAGGGGGAGGCCCTGCGCCGGGCGGCGGTGACCATGCTCCACGATGAACAGAAGCTGCGCCGGGACATGGCGGACATGCGCGCGGGACGGCAGTCCATCCGCTTCGGGGCCACCCTGACCATCGGGGAGTACGCCCTCCCCCGGCCCCTGGCCGCCTACATGAAGCGCCACCCGGAGGTGGACGTGCACCTGCTGGTGGACAACACCCACGCCCTCCTGGCCCGGCTCAGCGACGGATCGCTGGACTTCGCCGTGGTGGAGGGGTACTTCCGCAAGGGGGAGTACGACTACCTGCTCTGGTCCATGGAGCCCTACGTCTGTGTGTGCGCCGCAGACCACCCCCTGCCGCCCCACCCCCTGCGCCTGGAGGACATGCTGGAGGAGGCGCTCATCGTGCGGGACGCGGGCTCCGGCTCCCGGGAGGTGCTGGAGCGGGTACTGGGGGAGCGCAACTTCCAGCTCTCCGATTTCCGCCGCCTGGTGGAGATCAGCGACCTGCACGTGATCAAGGAGCTGGTGGCCGCGGACTGCGGCATCACCTTCCTCTACCGCCGGGCGGTGGAGGGGGAGCTCTCGGCGGGGCGGCTGCGGCAAGTGCCCCTGACCGACTTCGGCGTGGCCCACGAGTTCACCTTCCTCTGGCGGAAAAACAGCGTTTTCGAGGCGCAGTTCCGGGCGATCTATGCCGAACTGCGGGAGTTTGATAATGAAAATTTATCCTGCGATAAGGAATCATAA